The following coding sequences lie in one Vespa velutina chromosome 24, iVesVel2.1, whole genome shotgun sequence genomic window:
- the LOC124956989 gene encoding DNA ligase 4 isoform X1, which translates to MRGEIINISLYIDTMDVWWGDNVLRLYLYSSYFVHIYRCSHTSFEQKVYSKMSVSLASRITFKRLCDVLEKVIKARASEKIKILKEFILQCKKEGDKLKKDDSNANISMFPVLRLLLPQCDRKRSSYNLKQKLLTNIYIRVLCLGKSSEDAKKLINYRIPNSSKSEGSDISEIIYSVVRKYLLHGKESYTIDRINIFLDNISKASQTNNNKDELFKELFRQISALELKWLTRIILKDLKLGVGTKKILQVYHPKAGQCFDTNFNLEKLCDNFDQGKKEINYNIEVFSFFKSMNLERSTIKDASQLFHNNHEYFVQMKFDGERSQIHMKDGIFQYFTRQGIDITNNWGYGKSNSDGFLTSTFSRRLNRQCTSIILDGELMGWDKEKKEFGSKGMSYDVKKLTANSSYQPCFVAYDIILYNDKLLVNLPYKERLNILNDAFQDEEGSLIKCQNTIISNSKDLLDIFNKSLQNNEEGIVLKKSDFIYKPNVRNGTGCYKLKAEYSEDLVQDIDLIILGGYYGEGKFNGLINSFMMGVAKMPEIEGKEPTQFFSVVSVCSGIAMEELTKLHSKLEKYWIKDCPNCVIKPKKHLPDLWIRPEHSLILTLRATEIVKTDVFPIGYTLRFPRVIQIRGDKPWYSVCTNTEFLSLIKTEGTIHKLTKRTATLNDIETSVVEKKKKITMPTSSKFEEVFYNNIQSNKNLVPITRLLYGKEICVINGNNEISKENIEDKLLLHNAKIVQNPSEDTYCVIVGNVKKAKARNIIQSGKYDVVTIDWYKRIIKKENWVALESFLPWDLLCIRDFTKRSLIEKYDDYYDSYTIDANEESLQRSLKRIEHMIKNEEVVFTKEEGMDKELFENGISPFSIFKQIIGYFKKCSNSTKFKFRFMGGIIKEDINEHVNYIFIEDNSLLSMKSLEVDETIKKSMKKVINSKWIKDCFRDQKFYSIDEYIVE; encoded by the exons ATGAGAGGGGAAATAATCAACATAAGCTTATACATCGATACGATGGACGTATGGTGGGGAGACAACGTTCTCCGCTTGTATTTgtatagttcatattttgtccatatcTATCGCTGCAGTCACACATCCTTTGAACAAAAG gtATATTCAAAGATGAGTGTATCATTAGCTTCAAGaattacatttaaaagatTGTGCGATGTCTtagaaaaagttattaaagcACGTGCCTccgaaaagattaaaattctaaaagaatttattttgcaATGTAAAAAGGAAGgtgacaaattaaaaaaagacgaTTCAAATGCA aatatttcaatgtttccTGTGTTAAGATTGCTTTTACCACAATGCGATCGTAAACGTTCATCATATAATTTGAAGCAAAAATTActaacaaatatttacattcgTGTACTTTGTCTTGGAAAATCTAGTGAAGATGCCAAAAAACTGATaaattatag aattcCTAATTCAAGTAAATCTGAAGGAAGTGACATTTCTGAAATAATTTACTCAGTtgtgagaaaatatttgttacatGGGAAGGAATCGTATACAATagatagaataaatatatttttagacaATATATCAAAAGCAAgtcaaacgaataataataaagatgaattATTTAAGGAATTATTTAGACAAATAAGCGCATTAGAATTAAAATGGTTGActcgtattattttaaaggATCTAAAGTTAGGTgttggaacaaaaaaaatattgcaag ttTATCATCCAAAAGCAGGCCAATGTTTTGatacaaatttcaatttaGAAAAACTTTGTGATAATTTTGATCAaggtaaaaaggaaattaattataatattgaagttttctcttttttcaaatctatGAATTTGGAAAGATCTACAATTAAGGATGCTTCACaactttttcataataatcatgagTATTTTGTACAAATGAAATTTGATGGTGAACGTTCTCAAATACATATGAAAGATGGTATATTCCAATACTTCACAAGACAGGGAATTGATATCACAAATAATTGGGGATATGGAAAAAGTAATTCAG ATGGTTTTCTCACTAGTACATTTTCGCGTCGTTTAAATCGACAATGTACGTCTATAATTTTGGATGGTGAATTAATGGGTtgggataaagaaaaaaaagagtttgGGTCAAAAGGTATGAGCTATGATGTTAAAAAGCTTACAGCTAATAGTTCCTATCAACCCTGTTTTGTGGCATatgatattatcttatataatgACAAATTGCTCGTTAATTTACCctataaagaaagattaaatatattaaatgatgcaTTTCAAGATGAAGAAggttcattaattaaatgcCAAAATACAATCATTTCTAATAg taaagatttattggatatttttaataaaagtcttcaaaataatgaagaagGAATAGTTCTAAAAAAATctgatttcatttataaaccAAATGTTCGCAATGGAACTGGTTGCTACAAATTAAAAGCTGAG tactCAGAAGATCTAGTACAAGATATAGACTTAATTATTCTTGGAGGTTATTATGGGGAAGGAAAGTTCAATGGTTTGATAAATAGCTTTATGATGGGTGTTGCCAAAATGCCTGAAATTGAAGGCAAAGAACCTACACAATTTTTCTCTGTTGTATCAGTGTGTAGTGGCATTGCAATGGAAGAATTGACGAAACTTCATTCAAAATTGGAGAAGTATTGGATTAAAGACTGTCCAAATTGTGTGATCAAACCTAAG AAACATCTTCCAGATTTATGGATTCGACCTGAgcattcattgattttaacgCTACGAGCAACGGAAATAGTGAAAACTGATGTTTTTCCGATTGGTTATACTTTACGTTTTCCTCGTGTCATACAGATTAGAGGAGATAAGCCTTGGTATAGTGTTTGTACTAACacagaatttttatcattgataaag ACTGAAGGAACAATTCATAAATTGACTAAAAGAACGGCGACATTGAATGATATTGAAACATCAgttgttgaaaagaaaaagaaaataacaatgcCGACTTCGTCAAAGTTTGAAGAagtgttttataataatatacaatcaaataaaaatcttgtACCGATTACACGTCTATTatatggaaaagaaatttgtgttattaatggtaataatgaaatatctaaagaaaatatagaagataAGCTCTTATTGCATAATGCGAAAATCGTACAGAATCCAAGTGAAGATACTTATTGTGTGATCGTTGGAAATGTCAAAAag gcgAAAGCGAGAAACATAATACAAAGTGGAAAATATGATGTAGTTACCATAGATTGGTATAAACgtattatcaaaaaagaaaactgggTTGCATTAGAAAGTTTTTTACCATGGGATCTTTTATGCATTCGTGATTTTACCAAACGATCACTTATTGAAAAATACGATGATTACTATGACAGTTATACAATAGATGCTAATGAAGAAAGTTTACAACGTTCTTTAAAACGGATAGAACATATG ataaaaaacgaagaagttGTATTTACCAAAGAGGAAGGAATGGATAAagaattattcgaaaatgGTATATCcccattttctatctttaaacAAATTATCGGATATTTTAAGAAATGTTCGAATTCAACGAAATTTAAATTTCGCTTTATGGGtggtataataaaagaagatataaatgaACACGTTAATTATATCTTCATTGAAGATAATTCATTGTTATCTATGAAATCTTTGGAAGTTGATGAAACTATAAAGAAATCTATGAAAAAAGTAATCAACAGTAAATGGATAAAGGATTGTTTTCGGGATCAAAagttttattcgatcgatgaatatattgttgaataa
- the LOC124956989 gene encoding DNA ligase 4 isoform X2 yields the protein MFPVLRLLLPQCDRKRSSYNLKQKLLTNIYIRVLCLGKSSEDAKKLINYRIPNSSKSEGSDISEIIYSVVRKYLLHGKESYTIDRINIFLDNISKASQTNNNKDELFKELFRQISALELKWLTRIILKDLKLGVGTKKILQVYHPKAGQCFDTNFNLEKLCDNFDQGKKEINYNIEVFSFFKSMNLERSTIKDASQLFHNNHEYFVQMKFDGERSQIHMKDGIFQYFTRQGIDITNNWGYGKSNSDGFLTSTFSRRLNRQCTSIILDGELMGWDKEKKEFGSKGMSYDVKKLTANSSYQPCFVAYDIILYNDKLLVNLPYKERLNILNDAFQDEEGSLIKCQNTIISNSKDLLDIFNKSLQNNEEGIVLKKSDFIYKPNVRNGTGCYKLKAEYSEDLVQDIDLIILGGYYGEGKFNGLINSFMMGVAKMPEIEGKEPTQFFSVVSVCSGIAMEELTKLHSKLEKYWIKDCPNCVIKPKKHLPDLWIRPEHSLILTLRATEIVKTDVFPIGYTLRFPRVIQIRGDKPWYSVCTNTEFLSLIKTEGTIHKLTKRTATLNDIETSVVEKKKKITMPTSSKFEEVFYNNIQSNKNLVPITRLLYGKEICVINGNNEISKENIEDKLLLHNAKIVQNPSEDTYCVIVGNVKKAKARNIIQSGKYDVVTIDWYKRIIKKENWVALESFLPWDLLCIRDFTKRSLIEKYDDYYDSYTIDANEESLQRSLKRIEHMIKNEEVVFTKEEGMDKELFENGISPFSIFKQIIGYFKKCSNSTKFKFRFMGGIIKEDINEHVNYIFIEDNSLLSMKSLEVDETIKKSMKKVINSKWIKDCFRDQKFYSIDEYIVE from the exons atgtttccTGTGTTAAGATTGCTTTTACCACAATGCGATCGTAAACGTTCATCATATAATTTGAAGCAAAAATTActaacaaatatttacattcgTGTACTTTGTCTTGGAAAATCTAGTGAAGATGCCAAAAAACTGATaaattatag aattcCTAATTCAAGTAAATCTGAAGGAAGTGACATTTCTGAAATAATTTACTCAGTtgtgagaaaatatttgttacatGGGAAGGAATCGTATACAATagatagaataaatatatttttagacaATATATCAAAAGCAAgtcaaacgaataataataaagatgaattATTTAAGGAATTATTTAGACAAATAAGCGCATTAGAATTAAAATGGTTGActcgtattattttaaaggATCTAAAGTTAGGTgttggaacaaaaaaaatattgcaag ttTATCATCCAAAAGCAGGCCAATGTTTTGatacaaatttcaatttaGAAAAACTTTGTGATAATTTTGATCAaggtaaaaaggaaattaattataatattgaagttttctcttttttcaaatctatGAATTTGGAAAGATCTACAATTAAGGATGCTTCACaactttttcataataatcatgagTATTTTGTACAAATGAAATTTGATGGTGAACGTTCTCAAATACATATGAAAGATGGTATATTCCAATACTTCACAAGACAGGGAATTGATATCACAAATAATTGGGGATATGGAAAAAGTAATTCAG ATGGTTTTCTCACTAGTACATTTTCGCGTCGTTTAAATCGACAATGTACGTCTATAATTTTGGATGGTGAATTAATGGGTtgggataaagaaaaaaaagagtttgGGTCAAAAGGTATGAGCTATGATGTTAAAAAGCTTACAGCTAATAGTTCCTATCAACCCTGTTTTGTGGCATatgatattatcttatataatgACAAATTGCTCGTTAATTTACCctataaagaaagattaaatatattaaatgatgcaTTTCAAGATGAAGAAggttcattaattaaatgcCAAAATACAATCATTTCTAATAg taaagatttattggatatttttaataaaagtcttcaaaataatgaagaagGAATAGTTCTAAAAAAATctgatttcatttataaaccAAATGTTCGCAATGGAACTGGTTGCTACAAATTAAAAGCTGAG tactCAGAAGATCTAGTACAAGATATAGACTTAATTATTCTTGGAGGTTATTATGGGGAAGGAAAGTTCAATGGTTTGATAAATAGCTTTATGATGGGTGTTGCCAAAATGCCTGAAATTGAAGGCAAAGAACCTACACAATTTTTCTCTGTTGTATCAGTGTGTAGTGGCATTGCAATGGAAGAATTGACGAAACTTCATTCAAAATTGGAGAAGTATTGGATTAAAGACTGTCCAAATTGTGTGATCAAACCTAAG AAACATCTTCCAGATTTATGGATTCGACCTGAgcattcattgattttaacgCTACGAGCAACGGAAATAGTGAAAACTGATGTTTTTCCGATTGGTTATACTTTACGTTTTCCTCGTGTCATACAGATTAGAGGAGATAAGCCTTGGTATAGTGTTTGTACTAACacagaatttttatcattgataaag ACTGAAGGAACAATTCATAAATTGACTAAAAGAACGGCGACATTGAATGATATTGAAACATCAgttgttgaaaagaaaaagaaaataacaatgcCGACTTCGTCAAAGTTTGAAGAagtgttttataataatatacaatcaaataaaaatcttgtACCGATTACACGTCTATTatatggaaaagaaatttgtgttattaatggtaataatgaaatatctaaagaaaatatagaagataAGCTCTTATTGCATAATGCGAAAATCGTACAGAATCCAAGTGAAGATACTTATTGTGTGATCGTTGGAAATGTCAAAAag gcgAAAGCGAGAAACATAATACAAAGTGGAAAATATGATGTAGTTACCATAGATTGGTATAAACgtattatcaaaaaagaaaactgggTTGCATTAGAAAGTTTTTTACCATGGGATCTTTTATGCATTCGTGATTTTACCAAACGATCACTTATTGAAAAATACGATGATTACTATGACAGTTATACAATAGATGCTAATGAAGAAAGTTTACAACGTTCTTTAAAACGGATAGAACATATG ataaaaaacgaagaagttGTATTTACCAAAGAGGAAGGAATGGATAAagaattattcgaaaatgGTATATCcccattttctatctttaaacAAATTATCGGATATTTTAAGAAATGTTCGAATTCAACGAAATTTAAATTTCGCTTTATGGGtggtataataaaagaagatataaatgaACACGTTAATTATATCTTCATTGAAGATAATTCATTGTTATCTATGAAATCTTTGGAAGTTGATGAAACTATAAAGAAATCTATGAAAAAAGTAATCAACAGTAAATGGATAAAGGATTGTTTTCGGGATCAAAagttttattcgatcgatgaatatattgttgaataa